The Mauremys mutica isolate MM-2020 ecotype Southern chromosome 1, ASM2049712v1, whole genome shotgun sequence genome has a segment encoding these proteins:
- the LOC123375883 gene encoding olfactory receptor 52K2-like, with product MSNSNTTDFTNPSTFILLGIPGLEAAHIWISILFCTMYAIAILGNFTILFIVKTEPSLHEPMYYFLLMLAISDLGLSTSMLPKMLSIFWFNSRKISFSACLTQMYFIHCFSVMESGIFVAMAFDRYVAICHPLRYSTILTNPVVAKIGVTMVLRGGMLVLPYPFLARQWTYCRTNIIPQPYCVHIAVVNLACDDTRISSYYGLFVQFSVTGLDGIFIAVSYIQILRAICSLPTKDARLKTFRTCSSHLFATLAFYIPGLFISLMNRFGQNVPLHFHVLIANVYLLMPPMINPIIYGVRTRQIRGRLLQLFTHTGA from the coding sequence ATGTCAAATTCCAACACAACTgatttcaccaacccctccacattcatcctgctgggcattcctggcctggaggcagcccacATATGGATCTCCATCCTGttctgcaccatgtacgccatagccatcttggggaacttcaccatcctgttcatagTGAAGACGGAACCGAGCCTCCATGAGCCTATGTACTATTTCCTCCTCATGCTGGCCATCAGCGACCTGGGCCTGTCTACATCCATGCTACCCAAAATgttgagcatcttctggttcaattccaggaagatcagtttcagtgcctgccttacccagatgtacttcattcactgcttctcagtgatggagtctgggatcttcgtggccatggcttttgatcgctatgtggccatctgccatcccctgagatattccaccatcctgacaaacccaGTTGTGGCCAAGATCGGCGTGACTATGGTGCTACGTGGTGGCATGCTTGTACTTCCCTATCCCTTCCTGGCGAGGCAATGgacatattgcagaaccaacatcatcccccaacCATACTGCGTGCATATAGCCGTGGTAAATCTGGCCTGTGATGACACCCGCATTAGTAGTTACTATGGGCTCTTTGTGCAATTTTCTGTGACGGGTCTGGATGGGATTTTCATTGCTGtgtcctatatccagatcctcagggccatctgcagcctccccacaaaggacgcccggctcaagacttttcggacctgcagctcccatctgTTTGCCACcttagccttttacatcccaggTCTCTTCATCTCCCTCATGAACCGGTTTGGCCAGaatgtgcccctgcatttccacGTTCTCATTGCCAACGTGTACCTCTTGATGCCTCCCATGATAAATCCCATCATCTACGGGGTGAGGACCAGGCAGATCCGGGGCAGGCTACTCCAGCTCTTTACTCATACAGGGGCCTAA
- the LOC123367937 gene encoding olfactory receptor 52R1-like → MSDSNTTDFTNPSTFILLGIPGLEAAHVWISILFCTMYTIAILGNFAILFVMKREKSLHGPMYYFLCMLAVTDLGLSTSILPKMLAIFWFNSREINFSACLTQMYFIHCFSVMESGIFVAMALDRYVAICHPLRHSTILTNPLVAKIGLAVLLRGGMFILPYPLLASQWPYCRTNIIPQPYCAHIAVVNLACDDTRISSYYGLFVLYSVMGLDGIFIAVSYIQILRAIFRLPTKDARLKTFGTCSSHLCSILAFYIPGLFISLMNRFGQNVPLHFHVLIANVYLLIPSMLNPIIYGVRTKQIRDRLLRLITH, encoded by the coding sequence atgtctgattccaacacaactgacttcaccaacccctccaccttcatcctgctgggcattcctggcctggaggcagcccacgtctggatctccatcctcttctgcaccatgtacaccATAGCCATCCTGGGGAACTTTGCCATCCTGTTTGTCATGAAGAGGGAGAAGAGCCTCCATggacccatgtactatttcctctgcatgctggccgtcaCCGACCTGGGCCTGTCCACATCCATCCTCCCGAAAATGCTGgcaatcttctggttcaattccagggagatcaatttcagtgcctgccttacccagatgtacttcattcactgcttctcagtgatggagtctgggatcttcgTGGCCATGGCTCTGGATCGTTATGTGGCCATCTGCCACCcactgagacattccaccatcctgacaaaccccCTGGTGGCCAAGATTGGCCTGGCTGTGCTGCTACGTGGTGGCATGTTCATACTGCCCTATCCCTTACTGGCTAGTCaatggccatattgcagaaccaacatcatcccccagcCGTACTGCGCGCATATAGCCGTGGTGAATCTGGCCTGTGACGACACCCgcatcagtagttactatggcctcTTTGTGCTATACTCTGTGATGGGTCTGGATGGGATTTTCATTGCTGtgtcctatatccagatcctcagggccatctttaggctccccacaaaggacgcccggctcaagacttttggtacctgcagctcccacctctgttccatcttagccttttacatcccaggTCTTTTCATCTCCCTCATGAACCGATTTGGCCAGAATGTGCCCCTACATTTCCATGTTCTTATTGCCAACGTGTACCTCCTAATACCTTccatgctaaaccccatcatctatggggtgaggaccaaacagatccgggacaggctgctccggctcATTACTCATTAA
- the LOC123362177 gene encoding olfactory receptor 52M1-like produces the protein MSDSNTTDFTNPSTFILLGIPGLEAAHVWISIPFCTMYIIAILGNFAILLVVKIEPSLHGPMYYFLCMLAAADLVLSTSTMPKMLSIFWFNSREIGFSACLTQMYFIHCASAMESGIFTAMALDRYVAICHPLRYSTILTNSIVAKIGVTMVLRGGMLALPYPILARQWPYCKTNIIPQPYCVHIAVVNLACADTRVSSYYGLFVLFCVLGLDVIFIAGSYIQILRAIFSLPTKDARLKTFQTCSSHLCSILAFYIPNLFFSLLHRFGQNVPLHFHVLIANVYLLMPPVLNPIIYGVRTKQIRDRLLRLFTHEGA, from the coding sequence atgtcagattccaacacaactgacttcaccaacccctccaccttcatcctgctgggcattcctggcctggaggcagcccacgtctggatctccatccccttctgcaccatgtacatcATAGCCATCCTGGGGAACTTTGCCATCCTGTTAGTTGTGAAGATagagccgagcctccatgggcccatgtactatttcctctgcatgctggctgccgccgacctggtcctgtccacCTCCACcatgcccaaaatgctgagcatcttctggttcaattccagggagatcggtttcagtgcctgcctcacccagatgtacttcattcactgtgCTTCAGCAATGGAGTCTGGGATCTTCACAGCCATGGCTCtggatcgctatgtggccatctgccatcccctgagataTTCTACCATCCTGACAAACTCTATCGTGGCCAAGATCGGCGTGACTATGGTGCTACGTGGTGGCATGCTTGCACTTCCCTATCCCATCCTGGcgaggcagtggccatattgcaaaaccaacatcatcccccagcCGTACTGCGTGCATATAGCCGTGGTGAACCTGGCCTGCGCCGACACCCGCGTTAGTAGTTACTATGGACTCTTTGTGCTATTCTGTGTGCTGGGCCTTGATGTGATTTTTATTGCTGGgtcctatatccagatcctcagggccattttcagcctccccacaaaggacgcccggctcaagacttttcagacctgcagctcccacctctgttccatcttagccttttacatcccaaATCTCTTCTTCTCCCTCCTGCACCGTTTTGGCCAGAATGTGCCACTGCATTTCCATGTTCTCATTGCCAACGTGTACCTCTTAATGCCCCCCgtgctaaaccccatcatctatggtgtgaggaccaaacagatccgggacaggctgctccggctctttaCTCATGAAGGGGCCTAA